The Cellulophaga sp. RHA19 genome includes the window GACGAATAGACAATACTAAAGATGATATAGTCTGTGCTTTTTCCATTTTACTCTCTAGCTCTTTATTTACAAGTGCTTCATTGTATTTTGGAAAGTCAGCCAAATGTACACTTTCAGCTTTTTCTTTAGTTGTTGCTTGGGTTAAATCTTTGTAAAGTCTGTCCATAAAGAACGGAGCAATAGGAGCAGATAGTTTAGCAACAGTTTCTAAACACGTATAAAGTGTTTGGTATGCAGATATTTTATCTTGTTGGTAATCTCCTTTCCAGAAACGTCTTCTACACAAACGAACATACCAGTTACTTAAGTTTTCTTGTACAAAGTTAGATATTAACCTTGCGGCTCTTGTAGGCTCATAATCGCCGTAAGCTTGGTCTACTTTGTTTATTAGTGTATGTAACTCGGATAATATCCATTGGTCTATTTCTGGGCGTTCGTTTAAGGCAACATCATTTTCTGTGTAGCTAAAATTATCTATGTTAGCATATAAAGAAAAGAAAGAGTATGTGTTGTATAATGTACCAAAGAACTTTCTTTTTACTTCTGCAATACCTTCTAAGTCAAATTTTAAGTTGTCCCACGGGTTTGCATTAGAAATCATATACCAACGTGTAGCATCTGGTCCAAACTCGTTCATAGTTTCAAAAGGATCTACAGCATTGCCTAAACGTTTAGACATTTTTTTGCCGTCTTTATCTAAAACTAAACCGTTAGATACAACGTTTTTATAGGCAACAGAATCAAAAACCATTGTAGATATTGCATGTAATGTATAAAACCAACCACGTGTTTGGTCTACACCTTCAGCAATAAAATCTGCAGGATATGCTTTGTTGTCGTCTATTAAGTCTTTATTTTCAAACGGGTAGTGCCATTGTGCGTAAGGCATAGAGCCGCTATCAAACCAAACATCTATAAGATCACTTTCTCTTTTCATTGGTTTTCCGTTAGCAGAAACCAATGTAATTTGATCTACAATATTTTTATGAAGGTCTATTTTGTCGTAGTTGTCTTCAGACATATCACCAACAACAAAGTCCTCAAAAATGTCTTTTTCTAAAACGCCAGCAGCAACAGCTTTAGACATTTCTTCTTTTAATTCTTGTACAGAGCCAATTATTATTTCCTCTTTACCATCTTCGGTTCTCCAAATTGGTAACGGAATTCCCCAATAACGAGATCTAGATAAGTTCCAGTCATTTGCATTAGCTAACCAGTTACCAAAACGTCCTTCACCAGTAGATTTAGGTTTCCAGTTTATGGTTTCGTTTAGGCTAAACATTTTTTCTTTAACGTCTGTTACCTTAATAAACCAAGAGTCTAGTGGGTAATACAATATAGGTTTGTCTGTACGCCAGCAGTTAGGGTAACTGTGTACGTATTTTTCAACTTTAAAAGCTCTGTTTTCTTCTTTTAGTTTTATGGCTATTTCTACGTCTATAGAACGTTCTGGTGCTTCACCATCGTTGTAATATTCGTTTTTAACGTATTTGCCACCAAGTTCTTTTAGTTCTGGTCTAAACTTACCTTGCAGGTCAACTAAAGGAACAGGGTTATCATTCTCATCTAATACCAACATAGGTGGTATTTCTGGTGTTGCTTGCTTTGAAACCATTGCATCATCTGCACCAAAAGTAGGAGCGGTGTGTACAATACCAGTACCATCTTCAGTGGTAACAAAGTCACCAGATATTACTCTAAATGCATTTTCTGGATTTTGGTAAGGAAGCACATAGTCCATTAGTTGCTCATAAGTAGCATCAACTAAATCTGTACCTTTTACTTCTGCAATAACTTGGTATGGTATTTTTTTGTCTGATGAGCTATAGTTTGTAAAGTCATCATTGCTTTCTGCTTCAATAAATTTGCCGCTAAATTGTTTGCTTAACAAGTTTTTGGCTAAAATTACTTTAACAGGTTCAAATGTATATTGATTAAAAGTTTGTACTAAAACATAATCTATTTTAGGTCCAACTGTTAATGCTGTATTAGATGGTAATGTCCAAGGAGTTGTTGTCCAAGCTATAAAAAAGACATCGCCTTCTACATTTTTAAATGCTTTAGGTAGCGTTTCTTTATTGGCCTTAAATTGAGCAGTTACAGTAGTATCTGTTACATCTTGGTAAGTACCTGGTTGGTTTAGCTCATGAGAACTAAGACCAGTACCAGCTTTAGGTGAATATGGCTGTATAGTATAACCTTTGTAAATTAGATCTTTGCTATATATTTGTTTTAGTAGCCACCAAACAGACTCCATATACTTAGACTTGTAAGTAATGTACGGATCTTCCATATCTACCCAATACCCAACTTGCTCGGTCATTTTATTCCAAACATCCGTATAGCGCATTACAGCTTTTTTACAAGCAGCATTGTACTCCTCTACAGATATTTTTTTGCCAATATCTTCTTTAGTAATACCTAACTCTTTTTCTACACCAAGTTCTATAGGTAAACCGTGGGTGTCCCAACCAGCTTTACGCTTTACTTGGTACCCTTTCATTGTTTTATAACGAGGAAAAATATCTTTAATGGTACGTGCCATAACGTGGTGTATGCCAGGCATACCATTTGCAGAAGGTGGACCTTCAAAAAATACATATCCTTCTCCGCCTTCTCTATTGGTAACACTTTTTTCAAAAATGTTATTCTCTTTCCAATATTCTAGTATGTTCTCTGCTACCTTAGGTAAATCTAATCCTTTATATTCCTTAAACTTCATATTAAGTGCTTCTGGTACTACATTTTAATGTTTGCAAAACTAATCATTTTTGTGTAAATATTGCTTTTAATACATTAAAACGAAATCCGTTTTTAATCGTTTTCTTTTTTTAACTGATTTTTAATTGATTTACAATGTAACTGTGAGGAAATTAGTTGCCATTTGTAGGGATAGTAAATCTTTTTTTAACGTTTATAAAACATTAAATTTAAGTTGTTTGCTAATATTTTTGTGTTTTTATTAACAAATTAACCAAAGTTTTTTTAGGTTTGTACATCTAAATTATGTTTTAGAACGTAAATTAGATGTAACATATATTATAACAAACAATAAAAACTAAAAAGAATGAAAAAATTAATCTTAGGTTCTGCTTTAATGTTAGCTTTAAGCGTATCATTTGTATCTTGTAAAGAAGCTACTGACAAAGCAAAAGAAGCAACAGAAGCAGCAGAAAATACAGCTAATGAGGCTGTAGATGGTGCTAAAGAAGTTGTTGAGGAAACTAAAGAAGCTGTAACTGAAGCTGTAGACGGTATTCCTAGTTTTGACGATGCTGCAGTAGCAGAATACGTTAAAACATACGACGAATACGTTAGTGAATATAAAGAAGCTGCTGAAAGCAAAGATATGACTGCTTTTGCTGCTCTTGGAACAAAAGGACAAGAATTGGCTACTAAATCTCAGGATGTTATGAAAAACCTTTCTGCTGATGATGCTAAAAAGTTAACTGAATATATGACAGCTAAGTCTAAAGAATTGCAAGAGTATGCAACTAAAATGACTAACTAAGATATATTTTTAAATATACTTTAAGAGCCCGATTATTTATTTAATCGGGCTTTTTTGTGTCTAATTTTTTTAAAATTGATAACTAATAGATGAAATTAGGTTTGCTCCTGGTGCAACAATACCAGATGAATATGTTCTGTAGCGTTGGGTAGTAATGTTTTCCCAGCCAACAGTAGCTTTTAAATTATTTGTTATTTTATAACTGGCATTAAAGTTTAGTGTTTGCCAATTTGGGCTATAAGGATTTCCATTTTTATCTGAAGCATAAATATACCCTTTACTTTTTTCAGAGTTAGATAAGTTATTATAAGATACTTTGCTATTAAAGTTGAAAAATAAATCAGTCTTTAATTTGTCATTTTTCCATATCAAATGTATATCACCAAAAGTTGGCGCTACGTGTCTTCCTGGAGATTCTGTGCCATCTTCCTCTTCTTCAATACCTTTTGTAAAAGTTACATTAGACGTTAAAGAAAGGTGCTCTGTAAAATAAGCATCTACTCCAAGTTCTACACCGTGAACATAAGCTTTTGCCGCATTTTGCATAGCTTGCACATTGCTTAATTCTCCGTGGTATTCTATTTCGGTTTCACCATTAAAAGTAAAATCTCTACGAACTAATGCATCTACTAAGTATGTGTAAAATGCAGCAGCATTAACTATTATTTTGTCATTAAAATTCTTTTGTATACCTAAATCTACGTTATAGGCATATTCAGCTTCTAAATTAGGGTTTGGGACAACTACAGATCCTGGTTCCGAGTCAAATATTTTGCCAACATCATCAATATTAGGAGCTCTAAAACCTGTAGAACCATTAAATGTTACCTGTAGACTTTCTTTAGGAAACCAACTTAAACCAATACTACCTGTTAATGCTCCTGTATTTAAATTTGCATTATCAAACGGAAAAGGATAAAAAGTTTTGTCAAATTCTGCGTTAATCCAAACGTGACTATAGCGT containing:
- the ileS gene encoding isoleucine--tRNA ligase; the encoded protein is MKFKEYKGLDLPKVAENILEYWKENNIFEKSVTNREGGEGYVFFEGPPSANGMPGIHHVMARTIKDIFPRYKTMKGYQVKRKAGWDTHGLPIELGVEKELGITKEDIGKKISVEEYNAACKKAVMRYTDVWNKMTEQVGYWVDMEDPYITYKSKYMESVWWLLKQIYSKDLIYKGYTIQPYSPKAGTGLSSHELNQPGTYQDVTDTTVTAQFKANKETLPKAFKNVEGDVFFIAWTTTPWTLPSNTALTVGPKIDYVLVQTFNQYTFEPVKVILAKNLLSKQFSGKFIEAESNDDFTNYSSSDKKIPYQVIAEVKGTDLVDATYEQLMDYVLPYQNPENAFRVISGDFVTTEDGTGIVHTAPTFGADDAMVSKQATPEIPPMLVLDENDNPVPLVDLQGKFRPELKELGGKYVKNEYYNDGEAPERSIDVEIAIKLKEENRAFKVEKYVHSYPNCWRTDKPILYYPLDSWFIKVTDVKEKMFSLNETINWKPKSTGEGRFGNWLANANDWNLSRSRYWGIPLPIWRTEDGKEEIIIGSVQELKEEMSKAVAAGVLEKDIFEDFVVGDMSEDNYDKIDLHKNIVDQITLVSANGKPMKRESDLIDVWFDSGSMPYAQWHYPFENKDLIDDNKAYPADFIAEGVDQTRGWFYTLHAISTMVFDSVAYKNVVSNGLVLDKDGKKMSKRLGNAVDPFETMNEFGPDATRWYMISNANPWDNLKFDLEGIAEVKRKFFGTLYNTYSFFSLYANIDNFSYTENDVALNERPEIDQWILSELHTLINKVDQAYGDYEPTRAARLISNFVQENLSNWYVRLCRRRFWKGDYQQDKISAYQTLYTCLETVAKLSAPIAPFFMDRLYKDLTQATTKEKAESVHLADFPKYNEALVNKELESKMEKAQTISSLVLSIRQKEKIKVRQPLQRIMVPVLDEKQKHEIEAVADLIKSEVNVKEIELLDDASGILVKQIKPNFKVLGPKYGKDMKLIANAVRELDQDDIQKIEQNGEIIIAIENKSINLQLQDVEILSQDIEGWLVASSGNLTVALDVTISEDLRKEGIARELVNRIQNLRKESGFEVTDKIDIKILKDGYVENAVADNITYIKTETLTAELNFEEKLDNGTTIAFDEVNTKLFIQKH